One part of the Paraglaciecola sp. L3A3 genome encodes these proteins:
- the prlC gene encoding oligopeptidase A, which produces MTNPIRELTGLPQFSAIQPEHIQPAITEAIEACKSKITELLSQDSYSWDNLVAPIEEIDDLLSRKWSPISHMNSVVSNDELREAHDACLPALSEYGTWVGQNTKLFEAYSQILESSEFVYLSQAQQKVITHAIRDFKLSGVALDDTKKARYAEIQSRLSDLSSTFSNNVMDATLGWQKHITDESELAGLPESALGAAKQLAESKNLKGWLFTLDIPSYLPVMIHADSAVLREEMYRAYTSRASEQGPNAGKWDNTEIIDETLGLRQEIAQLLGFKHYSDYSLASKMANSSEQVNGFLQDLAKRSKPQAQQDIQTLAAYAKEHYQATELQAWDYAYYSEKLKEQTYAISDEQLRPYFPEGTVVKGLFEVISRLYNLTITARDDIDTWHKDVRFYDIHDDSGALRGSFYFDLYAREKKRGGAWMDECQVRRKNLDGSQQYPVAYLTCNFNGPVGDKPALFTHDEVVTLFHEFGHGLHHMLTKINVGGVSGINGVPWDAVELPSQFLENWCWQPEALSFISGHFETGESLPKVLLDNMLAARNFQSAMQMLRQLEFSLFDFSLHEHFVAGETNVQEWLDQVRKDVAVVMPPSFNRFQNSFGHIFAGGYAAGYYSYKWAEVLSSDAFSRFEEEGIFNRQTGHDFLSNILEMGGSKDPMQLFIAFRGREPEVDALLRHSGITA; this is translated from the coding sequence ATGACTAACCCAATTCGTGAATTAACTGGCTTGCCGCAATTTTCCGCTATTCAACCTGAGCATATTCAGCCTGCTATTACCGAAGCAATTGAGGCATGTAAAAGTAAAATCACTGAATTATTAAGCCAAGATTCTTATTCTTGGGACAATCTAGTTGCTCCTATTGAAGAAATTGATGATCTACTGAGTCGTAAATGGTCGCCTATCTCTCATATGAATTCGGTAGTGAGTAATGATGAGTTACGTGAAGCTCACGATGCTTGTTTGCCTGCTCTTTCTGAATATGGCACTTGGGTTGGGCAAAATACTAAGTTGTTTGAAGCTTACAGCCAGATCCTCGAAAGTAGTGAATTTGTGTATTTGTCACAAGCACAGCAAAAAGTGATTACTCATGCTATTCGTGATTTTAAACTATCAGGTGTAGCATTAGACGATACTAAAAAAGCTCGTTATGCTGAAATTCAAAGCCGCTTGTCAGACCTAAGCTCTACCTTTAGTAATAATGTGATGGACGCTACCTTAGGTTGGCAAAAACATATTACTGATGAAAGTGAGTTGGCCGGTTTACCTGAATCAGCGTTAGGTGCCGCCAAACAATTAGCTGAAAGTAAAAATCTTAAAGGCTGGTTATTTACCTTAGATATTCCTAGTTATTTACCCGTGATGATTCATGCAGACAGCGCTGTATTGCGCGAAGAAATGTATCGTGCTTATACCTCTCGAGCTTCTGAACAAGGGCCAAATGCAGGTAAATGGGACAACACTGAGATAATCGACGAAACCTTGGGCTTACGTCAAGAGATCGCACAACTACTGGGCTTCAAACACTATTCTGACTATTCATTAGCCAGTAAAATGGCCAATTCAAGTGAGCAAGTTAATGGCTTCTTACAAGACTTAGCTAAGCGTTCTAAACCTCAAGCCCAGCAAGATATTCAAACCTTGGCTGCTTATGCCAAAGAACATTACCAAGCAACTGAATTACAAGCTTGGGATTATGCTTATTACAGTGAAAAGTTGAAAGAACAGACCTACGCCATTTCTGACGAACAATTACGTCCTTATTTTCCAGAAGGTACAGTAGTTAAAGGTTTGTTTGAGGTGATCTCACGTCTATACAACTTAACAATTACCGCTCGTGACGATATTGATACTTGGCATAAAGATGTTCGTTTTTATGATATTCATGATGATTCTGGCGCGTTACGTGGCAGTTTCTATTTTGATTTATATGCCCGTGAGAAAAAACGTGGCGGAGCATGGATGGATGAATGCCAAGTACGTCGTAAAAATTTAGACGGTTCACAGCAGTATCCGGTAGCTTATTTAACCTGTAACTTTAATGGCCCAGTTGGCGATAAACCGGCATTATTTACTCACGATGAAGTAGTGACATTGTTCCACGAATTTGGCCATGGTCTGCATCACATGTTGACTAAAATCAATGTCGGTGGAGTATCTGGTATTAATGGTGTGCCTTGGGATGCCGTGGAATTGCCTAGTCAATTTTTAGAAAACTGGTGCTGGCAGCCTGAAGCATTAAGCTTTATTTCTGGACACTTTGAAACAGGCGAATCTCTGCCTAAAGTATTACTCGACAATATGTTAGCCGCACGAAACTTCCAATCAGCTATGCAAATGCTTAGGCAATTAGAATTCAGCTTGTTTGATTTTAGTTTGCATGAGCATTTTGTTGCTGGCGAAACTAATGTGCAGGAATGGTTAGACCAAGTACGTAAAGACGTAGCAGTTGTTATGCCTCCTAGTTTTAATCGTTTTCAAAATAGCTTTGGCCACATATTTGCTGGTGGCTATGCTGCGGGATATTACAGCTATAAATGGGCCGAAGTGCTGTCATCTGATGCCTTCAGTCGCTTTGAAGAAGAAGGTATTTTTAACCGCCAAACAGGCCATGACTTTTTAAGTAATATTTTAGAAATGGGCGGCAGTAAAGATCCAATGCAATTATTTATAGCCTTTAGAGGCCGAGAGCCAGAAGTAGATGCTCTACTTCGTCATTCTGGAATTACAGCTTAA
- a CDS encoding HEAT repeat domain-containing protein translates to MNILKTLALISFLVSPISSFAEDQKVDLDVRMKSFTIPDDLTVGVWADNSLTNNPGYFYFDSKGRLLMTEIYRIDNGVEDVRRFSKEATIADIQIETLDDRLALYKNFPAEFPHNQGPSVSDQIVLIEDTDNDGKADKSKLFAGGFDQPLDGLGAGVIERDGKVYYTNIPDLWLLEDLDNDGVSDKRVSLQTGFGTRVSFLGHDMHGLVWGPDGRLYWSLGDRGYDVTTKEGNTYFEPNYGAVFRADPDGSNIEVFYTGLRNPQELAFDEFGNLFTADNDGDRSDTERVNHLIEGGDSGWHAGHQTIMSFTQKLALRSSKYTGDKDIPVAWLTNDMSVPRNDNQPAYMLPGILKLLRGPSGFTYNPSNYLGEKWRKTFFIAHYGGSPSGSYVSTFKTEEQGASFLPKEKTIFLRGINVSDIDFGPDGRFYVSEFNFGGWKSEGQGAVYALDLKERPDALVKQNKQFNEILTANYADKSVQELADLLAIDHLRIRQQAQFELAKRGQQAFTLFDSLAHDKSKDVFSRIHSIWGFSQLVLNHTINKEKLASLIPLLKDSNQQVRIQTARVLGDHKAKFAENELIKALADNNDQVAMYAAIGLGKMGSASAVNTVIKKLLSVGVQDLWLRHALVMALKGVDKKVWIEHKDHKSADVRLAVLLALRALKDNQVADFLADKSQAIVDEAIVAIDDKSLTQVRAQVAELLDTEMVADTAVQEFVHHRIINANFNEGRAQDAKRLLAYAAHKGLKERLASEALAAIEGWNDLNPIDTITGLPSLANKNRADITDLVLQFLPEILANTKGKALVQAMRIAKQFNYELSEAVLAKIAQDNVAEANIRVQALALLTERFPHAGLKVSKDLLASDSVEIQSAALATVLEKDYQAGMQSLFEFLSNGSVSLQKMALSGMTAQSNAKIDAWLTNKLEGLIENKGNNAITLELLAAAEKSTNPQVKAMLAQYQQKMQTSDLLTQFASTLDGGDIQTGRDIFYTSGAAQCMRCHIVNGKGSDVGPDLSAIGKKRSAEYLLQALVDPSGAIAPGYGSFNLTLNDGNVVSGLFNAETEETITLGKEGEELQVFNKSDVKDIQRPASGMPPMNYMLTKAQIRDVLAFLGTLKGKNKKVKISH, encoded by the coding sequence ATGAATATCTTAAAAACTCTCGCCCTAATCAGTTTTTTAGTAAGCCCTATATCTTCTTTTGCTGAAGACCAAAAAGTCGACTTAGACGTCAGAATGAAAAGTTTTACTATCCCCGATGATTTAACAGTGGGTGTGTGGGCGGATAACTCACTGACTAATAACCCTGGTTATTTTTATTTTGATTCTAAAGGTCGGTTATTGATGACTGAAATATATAGAATCGATAACGGGGTGGAAGATGTTAGACGTTTTTCTAAAGAAGCAACCATTGCTGATATTCAGATAGAAACCTTAGATGATCGTTTAGCCTTATATAAAAATTTTCCAGCAGAGTTTCCCCATAACCAAGGGCCCAGTGTATCTGATCAAATCGTGTTAATTGAAGATACAGATAATGATGGAAAAGCGGATAAATCTAAGTTGTTTGCCGGTGGTTTTGATCAACCTTTAGATGGTTTAGGTGCAGGGGTCATTGAGCGTGATGGTAAAGTTTATTACACCAACATACCTGACTTGTGGCTGTTAGAAGATCTCGATAACGATGGTGTGTCAGATAAAAGAGTGTCATTACAGACGGGTTTTGGTACCCGTGTGAGTTTTCTAGGCCATGACATGCATGGTTTGGTTTGGGGACCTGATGGTCGTTTGTATTGGTCTTTAGGTGATCGTGGCTACGATGTCACCACCAAAGAAGGTAATACTTACTTTGAGCCAAATTATGGCGCAGTTTTCAGAGCGGATCCCGATGGTTCTAATATTGAAGTGTTTTATACTGGTTTGCGTAATCCACAAGAATTAGCTTTTGATGAGTTTGGTAACCTGTTTACCGCCGACAATGATGGTGATAGAAGCGACACTGAAAGAGTGAATCACTTAATTGAAGGTGGGGATTCTGGTTGGCATGCAGGTCATCAAACCATTATGAGTTTCACTCAAAAATTGGCATTGCGTTCATCTAAATATACTGGAGATAAAGACATTCCGGTGGCATGGCTGACGAATGATATGTCGGTACCTCGTAATGATAATCAACCTGCCTATATGTTACCTGGAATTTTAAAGTTATTAAGAGGGCCTTCAGGCTTTACTTATAACCCAAGTAACTATTTAGGCGAAAAATGGCGTAAAACGTTTTTTATTGCACACTACGGTGGCTCACCTTCTGGTTCATACGTTTCAACTTTTAAAACCGAAGAGCAGGGCGCATCCTTTTTACCTAAAGAAAAAACTATCTTTTTAAGAGGCATTAACGTCAGTGATATTGATTTTGGTCCTGATGGTCGTTTTTATGTTTCTGAATTTAATTTCGGTGGCTGGAAATCTGAAGGTCAAGGTGCGGTTTATGCCTTAGATTTAAAAGAAAGACCTGACGCTCTGGTTAAACAGAACAAACAATTTAATGAGATTTTAACTGCTAATTATGCTGATAAGTCTGTGCAAGAATTGGCTGATTTGTTAGCGATTGACCACTTACGTATTCGTCAACAAGCTCAATTTGAACTGGCAAAACGTGGCCAGCAAGCTTTCACCCTGTTCGATAGCTTGGCTCATGATAAGAGCAAGGATGTATTTTCTCGTATTCATAGTATCTGGGGATTCAGTCAACTAGTGCTTAATCATACAATTAATAAAGAAAAACTGGCTTCTTTAATTCCTCTACTTAAAGATTCTAACCAACAAGTTCGAATCCAAACGGCTAGAGTGTTGGGCGATCACAAAGCTAAGTTTGCAGAAAATGAGTTGATTAAGGCGCTAGCTGATAATAACGACCAAGTGGCCATGTATGCGGCTATCGGATTAGGTAAAATGGGCTCAGCCAGTGCGGTTAATACTGTTATTAAAAAATTGCTAAGCGTTGGTGTTCAAGATTTATGGCTACGTCATGCATTAGTGATGGCTTTAAAAGGCGTAGATAAAAAGGTTTGGATTGAACATAAGGATCATAAATCTGCAGATGTACGTTTAGCTGTTTTATTAGCATTACGAGCATTAAAAGATAATCAAGTTGCAGATTTCTTAGCTGACAAGTCACAGGCTATAGTAGATGAAGCTATTGTGGCAATTGATGATAAGTCATTAACTCAAGTACGTGCTCAAGTGGCTGAGTTACTGGACACTGAAATGGTGGCAGATACTGCAGTACAAGAGTTTGTGCATCATAGAATTATCAATGCCAACTTTAATGAAGGTAGGGCACAAGATGCCAAACGCTTGTTAGCCTATGCTGCTCACAAAGGATTGAAGGAACGTTTAGCTTCAGAAGCTCTCGCAGCAATTGAAGGTTGGAATGATCTGAACCCAATCGATACTATTACCGGTTTACCGAGTTTGGCTAATAAAAACAGAGCTGATATAACTGATTTGGTTTTACAGTTTTTGCCTGAAATCTTAGCCAATACCAAAGGTAAAGCTTTAGTACAAGCTATGCGTATTGCTAAACAATTTAATTATGAATTATCAGAAGCTGTTTTAGCCAAAATTGCCCAAGATAATGTTGCTGAGGCAAACATTCGAGTACAAGCCTTAGCACTATTAACTGAAAGATTCCCACATGCAGGGCTTAAAGTGAGTAAAGACTTGTTAGCTAGCGATTCTGTGGAAATTCAGTCAGCGGCGTTGGCTACTGTTTTGGAGAAAGATTATCAGGCCGGTATGCAATCATTATTTGAGTTTTTAAGTAATGGTTCAGTGTCATTACAAAAAATGGCGCTATCGGGAATGACAGCTCAGAGCAATGCCAAAATAGATGCATGGCTGACAAATAAACTTGAGGGGCTGATCGAAAATAAAGGTAACAATGCCATCACTCTAGAACTATTAGCGGCAGCGGAAAAGAGCACCAATCCACAAGTTAAAGCTATGCTTGCTCAGTACCAGCAAAAAATGCAGACAAGTGATTTATTAACACAATTTGCCAGCACCTTAGATGGTGGTGATATACAGACTGGTCGTGACATTTTTTATACTAGCGGTGCGGCTCAATGTATGAGATGTCATATCGTCAATGGTAAAGGTTCAGACGTAGGGCCAGATCTAAGTGCTATTGGTAAAAAACGCTCTGCTGAATATTTATTACAAGCGCTAGTTGATCCTAGTGGCGCTATCGCACCTGGTTATGGTTCGTTTAACTTAACCTTGAATGATGGCAATGTAGTAAGTGGATTGTTTAATGCCGAAACAGAGGAAACGATCACCTTAGGTAAAGAAGGTGAAGAGCTACAAGTTTTCAACAAGTCTGATGTTAAAGATATTCAACGTCCTGCATCTGGCATGCCTCCTATGAATTATATGCTGACTAAGGCACAAATTCGGGATGTATTGGCATTTTTGGGTACCCTCAAAGGTAAAAATAAAAAAGTTAAAATCTCGCATTAA
- the gorA gene encoding glutathione-disulfide reductase yields the protein MADFDYICIGGGSGGIASANRAAKHGKKVAVIEATAIGGTCVNVGCVPKKVMWFGAHVAEAINLYAPDYGFDVTVNKFNWQTLVDSREAYIKRIHGSYGNMFKNNGVTLIEGFATFVDKNTVEVNGKHYTADHILIATGGRPVRPNIPGAELGIDSNGFFELNEQPKRTVVVGAGYIAVELAGVLHALGSETHLVVRKHSPLRNFDTMLSETLVELMAQDGPTLHTHATPTQVVKNADGSLTIEFADGQTIETDCVIWAIGREPSNDKIGLEKVGVELNERGYVKVDKFQNTNVEGIYAVGDNIGYVELTPVAVKSGRLLSERLFNGQTDAHMDYTLIPTVVFSHPPIGTIGLSEEEAKKEYGEDNITVYKSGFAAMYTAVTKHRQMTRMKIVCAGAEQKVVGLHGIGAGMDEILQGFGVAMKMGATKADFDACVAIHPTSGEEYVTM from the coding sequence ATGGCAGATTTTGATTATATTTGTATTGGCGGCGGAAGTGGTGGCATAGCATCAGCTAACCGAGCAGCAAAACACGGTAAAAAAGTAGCGGTAATAGAAGCAACAGCCATTGGTGGCACTTGTGTAAATGTAGGTTGTGTACCGAAAAAAGTGATGTGGTTTGGCGCTCATGTAGCCGAAGCAATAAATTTGTATGCCCCTGATTACGGTTTTGATGTCACAGTTAATAAATTCAATTGGCAAACTTTGGTCGACAGCCGCGAAGCCTATATCAAACGTATTCACGGTAGTTACGGCAATATGTTTAAAAACAATGGCGTCACCCTAATAGAAGGTTTTGCCACCTTTGTCGATAAAAACACAGTAGAAGTAAACGGCAAACATTACACAGCCGATCACATTCTGATTGCCACTGGTGGTCGCCCAGTTCGTCCTAATATTCCAGGTGCTGAGTTAGGTATTGATTCTAATGGTTTCTTTGAATTAAACGAACAACCTAAACGTACAGTAGTGGTTGGCGCAGGTTACATTGCAGTTGAGCTAGCTGGTGTTTTACATGCATTAGGCAGCGAAACTCACTTAGTGGTTCGTAAACATTCACCCTTACGTAATTTCGATACTATGTTATCGGAAACGTTAGTTGAACTTATGGCCCAAGACGGCCCAACTTTGCATACTCATGCAACCCCAACTCAAGTAGTAAAAAATGCCGATGGTTCTTTAACCATCGAATTTGCCGATGGTCAGACAATTGAAACTGACTGTGTTATTTGGGCTATTGGGCGTGAACCATCGAATGATAAAATTGGCCTCGAAAAAGTGGGCGTTGAGCTCAACGAACGTGGTTATGTCAAAGTAGATAAATTCCAAAATACTAATGTAGAAGGCATTTATGCTGTGGGTGACAACATTGGTTATGTTGAACTCACTCCAGTGGCGGTTAAGTCAGGACGATTATTGTCTGAACGTTTATTTAACGGTCAAACCGATGCTCACATGGATTACACCCTAATACCTACAGTGGTATTTAGTCACCCGCCTATTGGCACTATTGGTTTAAGTGAAGAAGAAGCGAAAAAAGAATACGGCGAAGACAATATCACAGTATACAAATCTGGTTTTGCCGCTATGTATACAGCAGTCACTAAACACAGACAAATGACTCGCATGAAAATAGTTTGTGCTGGAGCAGAACAAAAAGTCGTTGGTCTGCATGGTATAGGCGCCGGCATGGACGAAATTTTACAAGGTTTTGGTGTAGCCATGAAAATGGGCGCAACCAAAGCAGATTTCGACGCCTGTGTGGCCATTCACCCAACCAGTGGTGAAGAATACGTCACTATGTAA
- a CDS encoding helix-turn-helix domain-containing protein: MKKIINNFSLPENIMQLFDATAGMLFFIKGIDCRLITGNKLLLLHLGFERKEDILGKSDFDIFPIVYAERYYEDDLEIISKQQSKSNIVELFPNHLGELDWFVTTKIPLFDHAGNIAGLCGVLQSYNNSNHYSIALKEIAKALDYIKDNYTQKLSNSHLAELCGLSVRQFENRFKDIFQSTPHQYIIKMKILKACELIVNGEMAINEIGLFLGFYDQSAFTAQFKKNVGHTPSQYIKQRNLQNHQ; the protein is encoded by the coding sequence ATGAAAAAAATAATCAACAACTTTTCTTTACCTGAAAATATCATGCAACTCTTTGATGCAACTGCAGGAATGTTGTTCTTTATTAAAGGCATAGACTGCCGGCTAATTACGGGAAACAAGTTGTTATTATTACACCTTGGATTTGAGCGCAAAGAAGATATATTGGGAAAATCTGATTTTGATATTTTTCCAATAGTCTATGCAGAACGTTATTATGAAGATGATTTAGAAATTATTAGCAAACAGCAGAGTAAGAGTAATATCGTCGAGCTATTTCCTAATCACTTAGGTGAACTGGATTGGTTTGTGACCACAAAAATTCCTCTTTTCGATCATGCTGGAAATATCGCCGGCCTATGTGGTGTGCTGCAATCTTATAACAATTCAAATCACTACTCGATTGCCTTAAAAGAAATAGCCAAAGCCTTAGATTATATTAAGGATAACTACACCCAAAAATTATCAAATAGTCATCTAGCCGAACTCTGTGGGTTATCCGTACGTCAATTCGAGAATAGATTTAAAGACATATTTCAAAGTACTCCCCACCAATACATAATCAAGATGAAGATATTAAAAGCTTGTGAGCTCATAGTTAATGGTGAAATGGCCATTAATGAAATTGGTTTGTTTTTAGGCTTTTACGATCAAAGTGCCTTCACTGCCCAGTTCAAGAAGAATGTGGGCCACACTCCATCTCAATATATTAAACAGCGTAATTTACAAAATCATCAGTAG
- a CDS encoding DNA-3-methyladenine glycosylase I — MQNLEKFSAIYQRACERKGGKEVLESLIDKPLTPSEIGQIGDDRFLAEFTQKVFQSGFVWRVVRNKWPDFERVFFDFNIQKVLLMPDEMLEKKATDPSIIRNYNKVKTIRENALMIDAVSQVHGSFAQFVANWPTDDIIGLWAYLKKHGARLGGNTGPYGLRAIGKDTFLLSNDIVGYFSQRDIISGSHQSKRSLTAIQSSFNELQQQSGRSLQEISMILSRSVGDNFI; from the coding sequence ATGCAAAATTTAGAAAAATTTAGTGCTATCTATCAAAGGGCTTGTGAGCGAAAAGGTGGCAAGGAGGTTTTAGAATCTCTTATAGATAAACCGCTAACACCTAGTGAAATTGGCCAGATAGGTGACGATAGATTTTTGGCTGAGTTCACTCAAAAAGTATTCCAGTCTGGTTTTGTATGGCGTGTAGTACGCAATAAATGGCCTGATTTTGAACGAGTATTTTTTGATTTTAATATTCAGAAAGTATTGTTAATGCCAGATGAAATGCTGGAAAAAAAGGCCACGGATCCTAGTATTATTCGTAACTACAATAAAGTGAAAACCATCCGCGAAAATGCTCTTATGATAGATGCCGTTAGCCAAGTGCACGGTAGTTTTGCACAGTTTGTGGCTAATTGGCCTACAGATGACATTATTGGCTTATGGGCCTATTTGAAAAAACACGGTGCAAGACTAGGCGGTAATACAGGGCCGTATGGTTTGCGGGCTATTGGAAAAGATACCTTTTTACTGAGTAATGATATAGTGGGATATTTTAGCCAAAGGGATATTATTTCTGGCTCGCACCAATCAAAACGAAGCCTGACGGCGATTCAAAGTAGCTTTAATGAATTACAGCAACAAAGTGGTCGTTCATTACAAGAAATCAGTATGATTTTATCTAGAAGTGTTGGTGATAATTTTATCTAA